The following proteins are encoded in a genomic region of Candidatus Dechloromonas phosphoritropha:
- a CDS encoding DUF58 domain-containing protein: MLTGAINYNLALGHALVFLLAGLALTGMVHTFRNLHGLLITPGRCDPVFAGEVAYFPLHLASERNTSRLALELCASDETRIVAADVAAHGLSEVAVPVASVRRGWLDLPRTRLATTYPLGLFVAWSYLQPAMRCLVYPQPLAAPLPRQQPATRIGDHHGDGGQDDFSGFRERQPADSPRHVAWKASARDAGQRPLLVKQFAGGAQTELQLDWSLTPEAAAPEARIAILAGWILTAAAEGACYGLRLPGREIAPDSGDAHRHRCLEVLALFPT; encoded by the coding sequence ATGCTCACTGGCGCCATCAATTACAACCTGGCATTGGGCCATGCCCTCGTCTTCCTGCTGGCAGGCCTCGCGCTCACCGGCATGGTGCACACCTTTCGCAACCTGCACGGACTGCTCATCACGCCCGGGCGCTGTGACCCGGTGTTTGCCGGCGAGGTCGCCTACTTTCCGCTGCACCTGGCGAGCGAACGCAATACGTCGCGCCTGGCACTCGAACTGTGTGCCAGTGACGAAACCCGGATTGTCGCCGCCGACGTTGCCGCCCACGGCCTGAGCGAAGTCGCCGTGCCGGTTGCCTCCGTGCGCCGTGGCTGGCTTGATTTGCCGCGCACCCGTCTGGCCACGACCTACCCGCTCGGACTGTTCGTCGCCTGGAGCTATCTGCAACCGGCGATGCGTTGCCTGGTTTACCCGCAACCGCTGGCCGCTCCATTGCCACGGCAGCAGCCGGCAACACGGATCGGCGATCACCACGGCGACGGCGGGCAGGACGATTTTTCCGGTTTCCGCGAACGCCAACCAGCCGACTCTCCGCGTCACGTCGCCTGGAAAGCCAGCGCCCGCGATGCCGGACAACGCCCGCTGCTGGTCAAGCAGTTCGCCGGCGGCGCGCAGACCGAACTGCAACTCGACTGGTCGCTGACGCCCGAGGCGGCCGCACCCGAGGCGCGCATTGCCATCCTTGCCGGCTGGATATTGACGGCCGCGGCAGAGGGTGCCTGTTACGGTCTACGCCTGCCGGGGCGGGAAATCGCGCCGGACAGCGGCGATGCGCACCGCCATCGCTGCCTGGAAGTACTGGCGCTTTTTCCGACATGA
- a CDS encoding AAA family ATPase, translating to MFAVTLPNLGTRPRPLDPVLAAADRVILGKQYEIRQALACLLAGGHLLIEDLPGVGKTTLAHALARLLGLDFSRIQFTSDLLPADITGVSIYERQLGEFHFLPGPIFSQLVLADEINRATPKTQSALLEAMEERQVTVEGETRPLPDPFFVIATQNPSHQIGTFPLPESQLDRFLMRIELGYPDRNAERALLKAGGQRALADQLAPMIAACELPSLQREVTTVHAAEPLIDYVQALVAASRRDPAFQHGLSPRAGLALLAAARAWAWLDGREMVLPDDIQVVLPAVARHRLRATQGTGMAKAEDIAALIRAVPIP from the coding sequence ATGTTCGCCGTCACGCTCCCGAATCTCGGCACCAGGCCGCGTCCGCTCGACCCCGTGCTCGCAGCCGCCGACCGCGTCATTCTCGGCAAGCAATACGAGATTCGCCAGGCGCTCGCCTGCCTGCTCGCCGGCGGCCACCTGCTGATTGAAGACCTGCCCGGCGTCGGCAAGACAACTCTGGCACACGCACTGGCGCGCTTGCTCGGCCTTGATTTCTCGCGCATCCAATTCACCAGCGACCTGTTGCCGGCCGACATCACCGGCGTCTCGATCTACGAGCGGCAGCTTGGCGAATTTCACTTCCTGCCCGGCCCGATCTTTTCCCAACTGGTCCTTGCCGACGAGATCAACCGTGCGACCCCGAAAACGCAAAGCGCCCTGCTCGAAGCGATGGAGGAACGCCAAGTCACGGTCGAAGGCGAAACCCGCCCGCTGCCTGACCCGTTCTTCGTCATTGCGACGCAGAACCCGTCGCACCAGATCGGCACCTTTCCGCTGCCCGAGTCGCAACTGGACCGCTTCCTGATGCGAATCGAGCTCGGCTACCCCGACCGCAATGCCGAACGCGCGCTGCTGAAGGCTGGCGGTCAGCGCGCGCTGGCCGATCAACTGGCGCCAATGATCGCCGCATGCGAACTGCCGTCCCTTCAGCGCGAGGTCACCACGGTACATGCCGCCGAGCCGCTGATCGACTACGTCCAGGCCCTGGTCGCGGCTAGCCGCCGCGACCCTGCCTTCCAGCATGGCCTCTCGCCGCGGGCCGGTCTCGCCCTGCTCGCAGCGGCACGCGCCTGGGCCTGGCTGGACGGACGCGAGATGGTGTTGCCGGACGACATTCAGGTCGTTCTTCCCGCAGTCGCCCGCCATCGTCTGCGCGCGACGCAGGGAACCGGGATGGCCAAGGCTGAGGACATCGCGGCGCTGATCCGCGCGGTGCCGATTCCCTGA
- a CDS encoding histone deacetylase family protein — protein MTTTAFITHRDCLLHDMGMHHPECPQRLTAINDHLIAQGIDAYFNYHDAPLATFEQLLRVHPASHLERIKRASPMHGVVHLDPDTAMNPHTWQAALRAAGAGCLAVDLVMGDECENAFCAVRPPGHHAERTNPMGFCFFNNIAVAARHALAKHGLERVAIIDFDVHHGNGTEDCFAGDNHVLMCSIFQHPFYPYSGTDKPAANMCNVPLAAGSGGEEFRDAVIQVWMPRLMDFKPQMIFISAGFDGHYEDDMGGLKLLEKDYAWCTKELKKLAAEFSDRRIVSMLEGGYVMTSLARSVGAHLRILADL, from the coding sequence GTGACGACCACTGCATTCATCACCCATCGCGACTGCCTGTTGCACGACATGGGTATGCATCACCCGGAATGTCCGCAACGTCTTACCGCCATCAATGATCACTTGATCGCCCAAGGGATCGACGCCTATTTCAACTATCACGACGCGCCGCTTGCCACATTCGAGCAGTTGCTGCGTGTACATCCGGCTTCGCACCTTGAACGCATCAAGCGTGCCTCCCCGATGCACGGCGTGGTCCATCTCGACCCGGACACCGCCATGAACCCGCACACCTGGCAGGCAGCCCTGCGTGCCGCGGGCGCTGGTTGTCTTGCGGTAGACCTGGTCATGGGCGACGAGTGTGAAAACGCCTTCTGCGCCGTCCGCCCACCCGGACACCATGCCGAGCGCACCAACCCGATGGGCTTCTGCTTCTTCAACAACATCGCTGTCGCTGCCCGTCATGCCCTCGCCAAGCATGGCCTCGAACGCGTGGCGATCATCGATTTCGATGTCCATCATGGCAACGGCACGGAAGACTGCTTCGCCGGCGACAATCACGTGCTGATGTGCAGCATCTTCCAGCACCCCTTCTATCCCTACAGTGGCACCGACAAGCCGGCGGCCAACATGTGCAATGTGCCGCTGGCGGCAGGTAGCGGCGGCGAGGAGTTCAGGGATGCGGTAATCCAGGTCTGGATGCCGCGCCTGATGGACTTCAAGCCGCAGATGATCTTCATCTCGGCCGGCTTTGACGGGCACTACGAGGATGATATGGGTGGCCTAAAACTGCTCGAGAAGGACTACGCCTGGTGCACCAAGGAATTGAAGAAACTGGCTGCCGAGTTCTCGGACAGGCGTATTGTTTCCATGCTTGAAGGCGGTTACGTCATGACTTCCCTGGCGCGCAGCGTCGGCGCCCATCTGCGAATTCTGGCCGATCTCTAG
- a CDS encoding aspartate kinase: protein MALIVQKYGGTSVGNPERIKNVAQRVARFQAQGHQVVVVLSAMSGETNKLIALAKEVQANPDPRELDMVMSTGEQVSIGLLAMALKDIGCPARSYTGGQIKVLTDATFTKARILSIDEANMRRDLDAGNVIVVAGFQGVDADGNITTLGRGGSDTSAVAMAATLKAEECQIYTDVDGVYTTDPRVVPEACKLNTITFEEMLEMASLGSKVLQIRSVEFAGKYKVKLRVLSSFQDEGEGTLITVEEEKNMEQPIISGIAFNRDEAKLTMLGVPDKPGIAYQILGAIADANIDVDMIIQNVSHDGNTDVSFTVNRSDFAKATAILEGVKKKLGAREITGDNKICKVSAVGVGMRSHPGVASQMFKALADEGINIKMISTSEIKISVVLDEKYLELAVRVLHRTFGLDQQV from the coding sequence ATGGCGTTGATTGTTCAAAAATATGGTGGAACCTCGGTGGGAAATCCCGAGCGCATCAAGAATGTAGCGCAGCGCGTTGCCAGGTTCCAGGCTCAGGGTCACCAGGTCGTAGTTGTGCTTTCCGCGATGAGCGGAGAAACCAACAAGCTTATCGCGCTGGCCAAGGAAGTGCAGGCCAACCCCGATCCGAGGGAACTGGACATGGTGATGTCTACCGGCGAGCAGGTCAGCATCGGTTTGCTGGCCATGGCGCTCAAGGACATCGGCTGCCCGGCCAGAAGCTACACCGGCGGACAGATAAAGGTGCTGACCGACGCCACCTTCACCAAGGCGCGCATCCTGTCGATCGATGAAGCCAACATGCGCCGCGATCTCGATGCCGGCAACGTCATCGTCGTTGCCGGTTTTCAGGGTGTCGATGCCGACGGTAACATCACGACGCTGGGGCGCGGCGGTTCCGATACTTCCGCCGTCGCCATGGCTGCCACGCTGAAAGCTGAAGAGTGCCAAATCTACACTGACGTAGATGGGGTCTATACCACTGACCCGCGCGTTGTGCCCGAGGCCTGCAAGCTAAACACCATCACCTTCGAGGAAATGCTGGAAATGGCCAGCCTCGGCTCCAAGGTGCTGCAGATCCGCTCGGTCGAGTTTGCCGGCAAGTACAAGGTCAAACTGCGCGTTCTTTCCAGCTTCCAGGACGAAGGGGAAGGCACGCTGATCACTGTTGAGGAAGAAAAAAACATGGAACAACCAATCATCTCCGGTATTGCCTTCAACCGCGATGAAGCCAAGCTGACCATGCTCGGGGTGCCGGACAAGCCCGGAATCGCTTACCAGATACTTGGCGCGATCGCCGACGCCAACATCGACGTCGACATGATCATCCAGAACGTCAGCCACGACGGCAACACTGACGTTTCATTCACGGTCAACCGAAGCGATTTCGCCAAGGCGACCGCCATTCTCGAAGGTGTCAAGAAAAAGCTCGGTGCACGCGAAATCACGGGCGACAACAAGATCTGCAAGGTTTCCGCAGTGGGCGTCGGCATGCGCTCGCATCCGGGGGTCGCCAGCCAGATGTTCAAGGCGCTAGCTGACGAAGGCATAAACATCAAAATGATCTCGACTTCCGAAATCAAGATATCGGTCGTGCTCGATGAAAAGTATCTGGAACTGGCCGTTCGCGTGCTGCACCGCACTTTCGGCCTCGATCAACAAGTTTGA
- a CDS encoding site-specific integrase, which translates to MTITTQSISPLRQRMIDDMRMRKLCDKTQTHYIRAVRQFAGFLGCSPDTATIEDLRRYQLHLVDHGISPVSLNAAITGLKFFFDVTLGHVELMAKMQPVRVPRTLPVILSREEVSRLIVAVGNLKHQTALSVAYGAGLRASEVISLKVGDIDSQRMTLRVEQGKGHKDRYDQRKSLWDAILSPVLLERLRVWWRVARAQGKMLDGGWLFPGLNPIDSLSTRQLNRAIHAAAEAARIDKRISMHTLRHSFATHLLEQKVDIRVIQVLLGHKKLDTTALYTQVATDILREVISPLENLNPA; encoded by the coding sequence ATGACCATCACGACCCAAAGCATCAGCCCGTTGCGTCAACGCATGATCGACGACATGCGGATGCGCAAGCTATGCGACAAGACCCAGACTCACTATATTCGCGCCGTTCGGCAATTCGCCGGTTTCCTGGGTTGCTCGCCGGACACCGCGACCATCGAAGACCTGCGACGCTACCAGTTGCACCTGGTCGATCACGGCATATCGCCCGTCTCGCTCAATGCCGCAATCACCGGGCTGAAATTCTTCTTCGACGTGACGCTCGGTCATGTCGAGTTGATGGCCAAGATGCAGCCTGTACGAGTCCCGCGCACACTGCCGGTGATACTGAGCCGCGAAGAAGTGTCGCGCCTGATTGTTGCTGTCGGCAACCTGAAGCACCAGACCGCGCTCTCCGTTGCCTACGGGGCTGGATTGCGCGCCAGCGAGGTGATTTCCCTCAAGGTCGGTGACATCGACAGCCAGCGCATGACGCTACGGGTTGAACAAGGCAAGGGCCATAAAGATCGCTACGACCAAAGGAAGTCCCTGTGGGATGCCATACTCTCACCCGTTCTGCTCGAACGCCTGCGCGTCTGGTGGCGCGTCGCCCGTGCGCAGGGCAAGATGCTTGATGGTGGCTGGCTGTTTCCCGGCCTGAACCCGATCGATTCGCTCAGCACCCGCCAACTCAACCGCGCCATCCATGCCGCGGCGGAGGCGGCCCGGATCGACAAGCGCATCTCGATGCACACCCTGCGTCACAGTTTCGCCACCCACCTGCTGGAACAGAAAGTGGATATCCGCGTGATCCAGGTTCTGCTCGGGCATAAGAAACTCGATACCACCGCGCTGTACACCCAGGTCGCCACCGACATCCTGCGCGAAGTGATCAGCCCGCTGGAGAATCTGAACCCCGCATAG